The genomic DNA GTAGCGTACCTCCCACCGTGCCGCCCCGCCTTGTGCACTCTCCAGAAAGATGACGCGCACCGCCCCTTCCCTGCCCTGTCCGACCACCCGCGCCCCCGTCGCCTGTACGCCGTCAAACTGATAGCCGTCCGGCTCGGTCAGGTAGAGCGCATATGAATCGCCTGCCACCAGGCTGCTCTCACCGCTCAGCGCGTTTGTTCGCCAGGCGACATCCTGAAGGTCAGGTCCACCGCACGTCACGTGGCGCCCGCTGCCGAGCAGCTGTGGATGCTCCACCCGCCTGCGCAGGCAGATCACCTGCACCCCAAAGCCTGTGTCAATCGGTCCGGGCCGCATCGTGTCACGCACCACGCCGAGAAACCGCCGGGTCCAGAACTCGAACGCGACGTAGTCGGTCCCAGGCGCGAGGCCGAATTCACCGAGGGGAATCGCCTCTCCATCGTCGCGGGTGCGGGCCAGCACCGTCCACTGTTCGAACGGCCGCGCGATGTCGAGTTGGTACAGGGAGACGATTTCGCGCTGGTCGGCGTCGAAGGGGCGGGGACCGGAGCCGCTGAGCTCGGTGTTCGCCATCGCCAGGAGGGAGGAGCGCGACGGGTCCACGTCGTACACCTGCCCCGGCCGGGTGAAGATCACCGGCGCGGTGCGCCTGGCCGCCTCGGCCCGCTCGGTGCGATAGACCTCGGGGAGGTCCGTCAGCATCAGGACCGACCCGGTGAGCGAGGTGAGCGTCGCCGCCTTGTAGCCGTCGGGCTGGTGAATCTCGATATGGTCGGGGTCGTTGCGCCAGACGACGTTGTTGAAGGAGTTGTACTGCGCAAACGATCCGTAGCCGAAGCCGTCGTCGCCCACCCGCATGCCGTCCACCAGCCCGATCAGCTCGGGACGGATGCCCCAGCAGGCCAGGAGGTACACATCCCGTCCGATCGCGTTGCGCACCTGCTCCACGAACCCCCGAAACACCGCTTCGCGGTCCAGCCCCCGCTCGCGGAAGTAGCCGGCGTAGCTGTTGTACCCCTCGTAGCGCAGATGCCGCAGCGCATCGAGCTTGAAGTAGGTCCACCCCGTTTCCTTCAGGGCCCGGTAGACCGGTGTCACCAGGGTGTCCATCGTGCCCGCCGAGCTGCCGTCCATCACGTACCCGACCCAGTTCCCCCTGGCGGGCTGTCCGTCCGCCGTCCGCACAAACCAGTTCGGGTGCGCCTCGGCGGCCGGCTTGTCCGCAAAGCTCACGTTGGTCCAGATGCCGGGCTCGAGCCCCCGGCCGCTGATGTACGTCCGCAGGGCGTCCAATCCGCCCGGGAATTTCTCGTTGGCATTGAGCCAGTGGCTCGGCAGACCAATTGGCAGCCTCTGGTACCCGTCGTCGATCTGCAGATAGTCATAGCCGAAGGGGTGGAGGACCTCGCCGAGCACATCGGCGGTGGTCCGGATGTCCTGCTCGGTCACCTTGTCGAAGTAGGCGTACCAGGACGTCCATCCCGCCACAGACTTCGTCCACGGCTGATACTCCCATGGCCGGTACTGGGCCAGGCCACGATGCCGCTGGTAGAAGCGGGGCCGGAACCGGAGTGAGACCTCGCCGCCGGTGGCGGTGAGCTGATAGGCGACGGCGCTGTCTGCCGCGGCTGCCGGCACCAGCTCCACCCCCGCCGGCACATCCACCGACAGCAGCCAGTCGCCGCGCCGATCGTAGACCGCCCGGTTGAGCCGGTTGCTCACCGGACCGACGGCGTGGCGCACCACCCGGAGCCCGTCTTCCCTGGGCTCCGACTCGGCGGCGAACGTCTCCGGCGAGCCGTGCACCACACCGGCGACCGTCACACGGTCTCGACCGGTCGCGGTCCACTTCAGCACCTGCGTCACCCGGCCATCGGTCGTGTCGACAAACTGGATCAGTGCCGCCGGGGCGCCCGTGGTCGAAACGGCTCCCTCGAACAGCACTCGGCCCTGATAGGTCAGCACCACCTGTCCGGCGATGATCTTGGTGGCGGCGGGGGCGTTCGGTGGCCCGGCCGGGGTCTGGGCCGACGCGAGGGCGGGCAGCAGGCAGGCGGCAAGAACGGAGATGATCTTCATGGTGCGGGTAGCTTGCGCATGGCCACGGGAAATGGCAAGATGGTGCTTCCCATTCAACGATGGACCAGCATGAGCCTCTCTCCGCTCGATATCGCAGGCTTCGTGGGGTTCCTGGCATTGGTGTTCGGGGTGTCGATTGCCGCCTCCCGGCGCCGGAGCACCACCACCGAGGACTACTTCCTGGCCGGCCGAGAGCTCAACTGGTGGCTCATCGGTATTTCGCTCGTCGCCTCCAACATCTCTACCGAACACTTTGTCGGACTGTCCGGTCGCGGCTACGAGCTTGGGCTCGCCATCGCGAGCTATGAGTGGATGGCGGCGGTCACCATGGTGGTGGTGGCGCTCTATTTCCTGCCGAAGTTCCTGCGTGCCGGCATCTTCACCATGCCGGAATACCTCGAGTACCGTTACGACGGGCTGGCCCGGAGCATCATGGCCTTCTTCATGATGCTGGCCTACGTGCTGGTGGCGCTGGCCACGGTGCTCTACAGCGGGTCGCTCGCCCTCAACGCCATCATCGGGCTCGATGTCGTCACCGGCATCTGGATCATCGGCGCCCTCGCCGGTCTCTACGTGACCTACGGTGGCCTCCGTGCCGTGGTCTGGACCGAGCTCATTCAGGGCACCGCCCTCCTCCTCGGCGCGCTGCTCGTTTTCGTGCTGTCGCTCAGGGCCATCGGCGGCTGGGGAGAATTCACCAACCTCTCCGCCGGGAAGTTGCACACCGTCCTTCCCTGGAATCACCCCGAGATGCCGTGGCTCGCGGTATTCATCGGCGGGCTCTGGATTCCCAATCTCTTCTACTGGGGACTCAACCAGTTCATCACCCAGCGGGCGCTGGCGGCACGGAGCCTGGCGGAGGGGCAGCGGGGGACGCTGTTTGCCGCGGCCATCAAGGTCAGCATTCCCTTCCTGATCATCATGCCCGGCATCATGGCGGCACACATCTTTCCCGACCTCATCAAGACGCCCGATCAAGCCTACTCTGTCCTGATCCGCGAGCTGGTCCCCGCCGGCCTCCTCGGCATCATGCTCGCCGCTCTCTTCGGCGCGGTGCTCAGCACGTTCGAGTCGCTTCTCAACTCAGCCGCCACCATCTTCAGCCTCGACATCTACCAGCGGCTCTGGCGGCCGGACGCCGAACAGGCCCAACTGCTCCGGGTAGGGCGATGGGCCACATTCGCGCTCTTCCTGGTGGGATGTCTCTGGGCGCCGATCGTGGGGCGGGCCGGCAGCGTCTTCCAGTACATCCAGATGTTCTGGGGGTTCATCTCGCCAGGGATCGTGGCGGTCTTCCTGGTGGGGATGGTCTCGCCGCGGACGCCCCCGCGGGCGGCGCACGGCGCCATGCTGCTGGGGATCCCGGTCTACGGGCTCCTCCTCTGGTTCCTCCCGGGAGTCGCCTTCCTGCACCACATGGCCATCACCTTCGCGGTGGTCGTCCTATATATGGCGGTGGTCACGGTGCGGCAGCCGCTGGCCGAGCCGGTGGTCCTCCCCGTCAAGGCGGGGCTGGTCCTGACGCCGGCGCCCCACGTGAAGTGGTTCGGCGCGGCGGTGATCGGGGCGGTGGCGGCGCTGTACCTCTATTTCTGGTAGCGGACGCTCTCGCTAGTCTCTCACCCACGTGACGGTCTTGGACGCCGGGCCCGACTTCGCCTTGACCTGCAACGTCCCGTCAGCGCCGAGCGTAAGTTGACCGCTGAAGCTCTTGCCCTTCTTTGGCGCGTAGATCTTGCCCTTGTTCCAGACCCCGTTTCCTCCGTACGCGAATCCTGACAGGATCGTGATTCCGAGGATCGGCCGGGTCCGAAGTGCGGAGTCGCTGTTCTTCACATCCACCGGCGGCTTGCCCTCGGCGTTGTTCGGCACCCAGGTCACCACGGCGGAATAGGTCCCGGCGCTGTCGACGATCTTTACCTTCGAGGCGCTGTCCTCCGTCCACCAGGTGCCGAGGATGGCGTCGGCTCCCTTGGCGGCAGCCTGAGCCGACACGGGGCCCGCCACCAGGATCAGCGCCAGCGCGGTCGCCATCACGCGCCAGGAACGTTGGTTCACGCCAGCACCTCCTTGTCTTCCCATTTGACAATCTTCAGGTCCAGCACGCAGATCGCGTAGATCACCGGCACCAGGATCAGGGTCACCCCGGTCGCGATCAGCAGCCCGCCGATCTGAGCATAGCAGAGCGGCTGCCATAGCGGTCCGCCGTGCAGCGCGAGCGGGAGCAGCGCCAGTACGGTGGCCCCCACGGTAATCAGCACCGGCCGCAGGCGAACGATGCCTGCGTCGAGGAGCGATTCGATGAGCGGCTCGCCCTTGGCGTGCATCTCCTCGATGAAGTCGAAGAGCACGATGACATGGCTCACGATCACGCCGATCAGGCTTACGATGCCGAGCAGCGCCATGAAACCGAAGCTGGTGCCCGTGACATAGAGCGACGCCAGCGCCCCGACAATTCCGTACGGCACCGCGGCGAAGACGATGAGGGGTTTGACCGCATTCCGGAACTGGAGCACCAGGGC from Gemmatimonadales bacterium includes the following:
- a CDS encoding alpha-galactosidase, with product MKIISVLAACLLPALASAQTPAGPPNAPAATKIIAGQVVLTYQGRVLFEGAVSTTGAPAALIQFVDTTDGRVTQVLKWTATGRDRVTVAGVVHGSPETFAAESEPREDGLRVVRHAVGPVSNRLNRAVYDRRGDWLLSVDVPAGVELVPAAAADSAVAYQLTATGGEVSLRFRPRFYQRHRGLAQYRPWEYQPWTKSVAGWTSWYAYFDKVTEQDIRTTADVLGEVLHPFGYDYLQIDDGYQRLPIGLPSHWLNANEKFPGGLDALRTYISGRGLEPGIWTNVSFADKPAAEAHPNWFVRTADGQPARGNWVGYVMDGSSAGTMDTLVTPVYRALKETGWTYFKLDALRHLRYEGYNSYAGYFRERGLDREAVFRGFVEQVRNAIGRDVYLLACWGIRPELIGLVDGMRVGDDGFGYGSFAQYNSFNNVVWRNDPDHIEIHQPDGYKAATLTSLTGSVLMLTDLPEVYRTERAEAARRTAPVIFTRPGQVYDVDPSRSSLLAMANTELSGSGPRPFDADQREIVSLYQLDIARPFEQWTVLARTRDDGEAIPLGEFGLAPGTDYVAFEFWTRRFLGVVRDTMRPGPIDTGFGVQVICLRRRVEHPQLLGSGRHVTCGGPDLQDVAWRTNALSGESSLVAGDSYALYLTEPDGYQFDGVQATGARVVGQGREGAVRVIFLESAQGGAARWEVRYRPS
- a CDS encoding DUF2147 domain-containing protein, with translation MNQRSWRVMATALALILVAGPVSAQAAAKGADAILGTWWTEDSASKVKIVDSAGTYSAVVTWVPNNAEGKPPVDVKNSDSALRTRPILGITILSGFAYGGNGVWNKGKIYAPKKGKSFSGQLTLGADGTLQVKAKSGPASKTVTWVRD
- a CDS encoding solute:sodium symporter family transporter, with translation MSLSPLDIAGFVGFLALVFGVSIAASRRRSTTTEDYFLAGRELNWWLIGISLVASNISTEHFVGLSGRGYELGLAIASYEWMAAVTMVVVALYFLPKFLRAGIFTMPEYLEYRYDGLARSIMAFFMMLAYVLVALATVLYSGSLALNAIIGLDVVTGIWIIGALAGLYVTYGGLRAVVWTELIQGTALLLGALLVFVLSLRAIGGWGEFTNLSAGKLHTVLPWNHPEMPWLAVFIGGLWIPNLFYWGLNQFITQRALAARSLAEGQRGTLFAAAIKVSIPFLIIMPGIMAAHIFPDLIKTPDQAYSVLIRELVPAGLLGIMLAALFGAVLSTFESLLNSAATIFSLDIYQRLWRPDAEQAQLLRVGRWATFALFLVGCLWAPIVGRAGSVFQYIQMFWGFISPGIVAVFLVGMVSPRTPPRAAHGAMLLGIPVYGLLLWFLPGVAFLHHMAITFAVVVLYMAVVTVRQPLAEPVVLPVKAGLVLTPAPHVKWFGAAVIGAVAALYLYFW